In the Candidatus Limnocylindrales bacterium genome, one interval contains:
- a CDS encoding methyl-accepting chemotaxis protein — MKTISYKFFVLIIFFILVPLIALGFISFTVASRALQENSRKQYEQMVWNSKERIDERLADRIKRIESIRGSSTLLLFSGFTGVGSNRTSVDNEVYALQKGNGLAFEPPTQEGDLLNFGIMLVHPGNQKIRDFGVFPSEEYVGLDGVVKQHIYAGGSNDEDFTAKDLTKLNRSDEVWFQEAKNGRVYISDPRPVKLYLKEYKPSEGKHPEKVVEKKLIVIAMPHLVQNQVRGVLMVTTTPDFLYQEMERLKPEHGQAFIINSKGWVIGHSDKSLIDTQLDNSLVQAILEPSMKEADYNDNSSTSDKSSTSLMEKRGMNTGWTAYQDNLIISRKSQMADWTIGLYVPQKDILSAVNTLWSKTLWIIVITLGVVWVGVSLFTRKFIIMPLKEMVTFAEAIRNGDLTRNLPVKTEDEIGKLGKALNAMLATLRTATSRIRESSTRFTTTAEALRGQARTVGIGAEEQLNSVEKIFTSTRQLDQSIQGLSRDAENLSSASEETSASTLEMKATFEEVTELMEDLSSSVNETASSIEQMMMSVREVSKNTHQLLTNAETTYKAIDKINASIQEVSSNVDHSRKLSEETTQAAVAGQNSMQSTLEGMREIKDVVLRSAQVIQTLGDRTEEIGAILDVINDIAEQTSLLALNASIIAAQAGEHGKGFAVVAGEVRELANRSTLSAKEIGNLIKNVQKEALMAIQAMQEGIKKVEEGVRLADVTGEMLKQIITRAEKSASTVSKITQATQEQADSSRRIMQYMENVTHMIAEITKATGEQQKSSSQIITAVENMRNLAAHVKMAMGEQTKGVAQVIRAMDTVTEIALRAKNITTDQTREASQIVSAIQAIREVIEKNLESIKKTTQIADDLLEHSKGLLETVSQYKIE, encoded by the coding sequence ATGAAGACGATCAGCTATAAATTTTTTGTACTCATTATATTTTTTATTTTGGTTCCTCTCATTGCTCTGGGATTTATTTCCTTTACCGTTGCCAGCCGGGCGCTTCAAGAAAATTCCCGCAAGCAGTACGAGCAAATGGTTTGGAACTCCAAGGAAAGAATCGATGAGCGATTAGCCGATCGGATTAAACGGATCGAGAGTATTCGAGGGAGTAGTACCCTGCTATTATTTTCGGGTTTCACGGGAGTAGGTTCTAACAGAACCAGTGTCGATAATGAAGTTTATGCTTTACAAAAAGGTAACGGTCTGGCCTTTGAACCCCCTACTCAGGAAGGAGATCTCCTTAACTTTGGGATTATGCTGGTTCATCCTGGTAACCAGAAGATTAGAGATTTTGGAGTATTTCCCTCAGAAGAGTACGTGGGGCTCGATGGGGTAGTTAAGCAGCATATCTATGCTGGAGGATCCAATGATGAAGATTTTACGGCTAAAGATCTCACCAAGCTGAATCGTTCTGACGAAGTATGGTTCCAGGAAGCTAAAAATGGAAGGGTTTACATCTCAGACCCTCGTCCGGTCAAGTTGTATTTAAAGGAATACAAACCTTCCGAAGGTAAACACCCAGAGAAAGTCGTTGAAAAAAAATTAATCGTTATCGCAATGCCCCATCTGGTTCAAAATCAAGTGCGAGGAGTTCTCATGGTTACTACCACGCCGGATTTCTTATACCAGGAGATGGAACGGTTGAAACCCGAGCATGGTCAAGCCTTTATTATTAACTCGAAGGGCTGGGTGATCGGACATAGCGATAAAAGCCTGATAGATACCCAACTGGATAACTCTCTCGTTCAGGCTATTCTGGAACCCTCTATGAAAGAAGCAGATTATAATGATAACTCAAGCACTTCCGATAAATCCTCCACGTCACTGATGGAGAAAAGAGGAATGAACACAGGATGGACGGCTTATCAGGACAATTTAATTATTTCTCGTAAAAGCCAGATGGCGGATTGGACGATAGGTCTTTATGTTCCCCAAAAGGATATCCTCAGTGCAGTAAATACCTTATGGTCTAAAACCCTTTGGATCATCGTAATTACATTGGGTGTTGTATGGGTCGGAGTAAGTCTGTTTACACGTAAATTCATCATCATGCCCCTTAAAGAGATGGTTACTTTTGCGGAAGCCATTCGAAATGGAGATCTTACGAGAAATCTTCCCGTTAAAACCGAGGATGAAATAGGAAAGCTGGGAAAGGCTTTGAACGCCATGTTAGCCACCTTAAGAACCGCAACGAGTCGTATTCGGGAGTCATCCACCCGATTTACCACCACCGCCGAAGCCCTTCGAGGCCAGGCCAGAACGGTCGGCATAGGAGCAGAAGAACAGCTTAACTCTGTAGAAAAGATCTTTACTTCTACCCGTCAATTGGATCAGTCTATCCAGGGACTTTCACGGGATGCAGAAAATCTCTCATCGGCTTCTGAAGAGACTTCAGCTTCCACGCTGGAAATGAAGGCGACCTTCGAAGAAGTTACAGAATTAATGGAAGATTTATCCTCCTCGGTCAATGAAACGGCTTCTTCTATAGAACAGATGATGATGTCGGTGAGGGAAGTCAGTAAGAACACCCATCAACTCTTAACAAATGCCGAGACGACTTATAAGGCCATCGATAAAATTAATGCATCTATCCAGGAAGTTTCTTCCAATGTAGATCACTCCCGTAAACTATCGGAAGAAACCACCCAGGCTGCCGTAGCGGGCCAAAACTCCATGCAATCCACTTTAGAAGGGATGCGGGAAATTAAAGATGTGGTGTTAAGATCGGCTCAGGTTATTCAAACCCTGGGGGATCGTACGGAAGAAATTGGAGCCATCCTGGACGTGATCAATGATATTGCCGAGCAGACCTCCCTACTCGCCCTCAATGCCTCGATTATAGCAGCCCAGGCCGGGGAACACGGTAAAGGTTTTGCGGTTGTGGCCGGAGAAGTCCGAGAACTGGCCAATCGCTCGACCCTATCGGCTAAAGAAATCGGGAATTTAATTAAAAATGTACAAAAAGAAGCCCTTATGGCTATTCAGGCTATGCAGGAGGGAATCAAAAAAGTTGAAGAGGGGGTAAGGTTGGCAGATGTGACCGGGGAGATGTTAAAGCAAATTATTACGCGGGCCGAAAAATCAGCCTCAACCGTCTCCAAAATTACCCAGGCCACTCAAGAACAGGCTGACAGTAGCCGACGAATTATGCAATATATGGAAAATGTAACCCACATGATTGCAGAGATAACCAAAGCCACCGGCGAACAACAGAAAAGCTCTTCACAAATTATTACGGCCGTAGAAAATATGAGAAACCTGGCAGCCCATGTCAAGATGGCCATGGGGGAACAGACCAAAGGAGTTGCCCAGGTCATCCGGGCTATGGACACGGTTACGGAAATTGCCCTCAGGGCAAAAAATATTACCACCGATCAGACCCGGGAAGCCTCCCAAATCGTCTCGGCCATTCAGGCCATCCGTGAAGTCATAGAGAAGAATCTGGAAAGTATTAAAAAGACCACCCAGATTGCCGATGACCTCCTGGAACACTCCAAGGGTCTTCTAGAAACGGTAAGTCAGTATAAGATTGAATAA
- a CDS encoding radical SAM protein translates to MKTLLIYPPTSDPTQPYLSLAYLSAFLKERGEEVLIKDANIEAYHFILEPGFLKQLYEKFLDKLNFYEPGQGRKKSHALSFEEQKEYFGLYLIYPEIEDILEHIQEAKEVLKNPETFFDPEKYDWAVCIINKALKFLSAVYYPLELTFTQYNVPLYMTSYAELQREIRRRKDSQDPPDPFMVYYQDRLMPFIASEQPDVVGISIVFPAQLLQALVLCDLIKRTFPHVHVTVGGPAITQMAIRIEKPTLTRLFAHLDSIVVYEGEHALYNLLSCLQEGRPLQNLPHVITYDREKDRLFLNPDPYLEDINALPCPNYEGFPLDLYLTPQLVLLYAPTRGCYWEKCAFCHYGLTDKATAPYRERKAELILEDLQTLSEKHQTCYFYFSDDLISPRLTLKLSELLIQKGLNIKWSSDMRLEKTFTLERCQTLKKGGCVSVALGLESGNQRILDLMDKGIRVEEAEKVVRNLSAAGIAPQIMTFLDFPTETRSEAEDTLDFIARNLDHVSLFVVGTYDLEAGSRTALEPERYHIQEIYYLRGDEFKTHCCYQMDKPYKTDEDRLRLDERIDELSRYFKLRTYPWAGTVSVAHSQLYFDRYGKDIFKILRQSLTTHGSKPQTPSIQSREFQTLTPRIKPGIQLKRLTFNLNEIHDYLSHSEAQLQEILVEKNRSVERALYEKVVQDLPRVYPLPSWYLFRKGQTALYISEEVRELLYLCDGTKTIRQILTRIGKKYRRRTLSYLKELYAQGILEG, encoded by the coding sequence ATGAAAACGCTTTTAATTTATCCACCGACTTCAGACCCCACTCAGCCTTATCTCAGCCTGGCTTATTTAAGCGCTTTTTTGAAGGAACGAGGGGAAGAGGTCCTCATCAAGGATGCCAATATAGAAGCCTATCATTTTATTTTGGAGCCGGGCTTTTTAAAACAGCTTTATGAGAAATTCCTGGATAAATTAAATTTTTACGAGCCAGGTCAGGGAAGGAAGAAGTCCCATGCCTTGAGCTTTGAAGAACAGAAGGAGTATTTTGGTCTGTATCTTATTTATCCTGAGATCGAAGACATCCTCGAACATATCCAGGAAGCAAAGGAGGTTTTAAAAAACCCGGAAACTTTTTTTGATCCGGAAAAATACGACTGGGCCGTTTGTATTATCAACAAGGCTTTAAAATTTCTCTCGGCGGTTTATTATCCCCTGGAATTGACCTTCACCCAATACAACGTTCCCCTTTACATGACCTCCTATGCCGAACTCCAGCGCGAGATCCGGCGCAGGAAAGATTCCCAGGACCCTCCGGATCCCTTCATGGTCTATTATCAGGACCGACTGATGCCGTTCATAGCCAGTGAGCAACCCGATGTGGTCGGTATTTCCATAGTCTTTCCTGCCCAGTTACTCCAGGCCCTGGTCCTCTGCGACCTGATCAAACGGACTTTTCCTCATGTTCATGTGACGGTTGGGGGGCCTGCCATAACCCAAATGGCGATTCGAATAGAAAAGCCGACCCTTACCAGGCTCTTTGCCCATCTGGATAGTATCGTTGTCTATGAAGGAGAACATGCGCTTTATAACCTTCTAAGCTGCTTACAGGAAGGTCGACCTCTCCAGAATTTACCCCATGTGATCACCTATGATCGGGAGAAGGACCGGCTATTTTTGAATCCAGATCCTTATCTGGAAGATATTAACGCTTTACCCTGTCCGAACTATGAAGGGTTTCCCCTGGATCTCTATTTAACACCTCAGTTGGTTCTTCTCTATGCTCCCACCCGGGGGTGCTATTGGGAAAAGTGTGCCTTTTGCCATTACGGACTGACTGATAAAGCCACAGCCCCCTATCGGGAAAGAAAAGCCGAGTTGATCCTCGAAGATCTACAAACCCTTTCGGAGAAGCATCAAACCTGTTATTTTTATTTCTCCGATGATTTAATCTCTCCCCGGCTCACACTCAAGCTTTCTGAGCTCCTGATCCAAAAAGGGTTAAACATTAAGTGGAGCAGTGATATGCGGTTGGAGAAAACCTTCACTCTGGAACGGTGCCAGACCCTCAAAAAGGGTGGTTGCGTCTCGGTTGCCTTGGGACTGGAATCGGGAAATCAACGGATCCTGGATCTGATGGACAAGGGTATTCGGGTAGAAGAAGCCGAAAAGGTGGTCCGGAACCTTTCTGCCGCCGGTATTGCTCCGCAAATCATGACTTTTCTGGATTTTCCTACCGAAACACGCTCTGAAGCCGAAGATACGTTGGATTTTATCGCCCGGAATCTGGACCACGTAAGCCTGTTTGTCGTAGGTACCTACGACCTGGAGGCCGGTTCAAGAACCGCTTTGGAGCCGGAACGGTACCACATCCAGGAAATCTACTATCTCCGGGGAGATGAATTCAAGACCCACTGCTGCTATCAGATGGATAAACCCTACAAGACCGACGAGGATCGTCTTCGGTTAGATGAACGGATCGACGAACTCTCCCGATACTTTAAACTAAGAACTTATCCCTGGGCCGGAACGGTCAGCGTGGCCCACAGTCAGCTTTATTTTGACCGTTATGGAAAAGATATCTTCAAGATTCTCCGGCAGTCGTTAACGACCCATGGAAGTAAACCTCAAACTCCCTCTATCCAGAGCCGGGAGTTTCAGACCTTGACGCCCCGGATAAAACCGGGAATCCAACTCAAGCGGCTTACCTTCAACTTGAATGAAATCCATGATTATCTCTCCCATTCGGAAGCTCAACTTCAGGAAATCCTGGTAGAAAAGAATCGAAGTGTTGAGCGGGCCCTTTATGAGAAAGTTGTGCAGGATTTACCCAGAGTTTATCCGCTCCCCAGCTGGTATCTTTTCAGAAAAGGACAGACAGCTTTATATATTTCCGAAGAAGTCCGGGAATTACTTTATCTATGTGATGGAACAAAAACTATTCGGCAAATCCTAACGAGAATAGGAAAAAAATATCGCCGCAGAACCTTATCCTATTTGAAAGAGCTTTACGCGCAAGGTATTTTGGAGGGATAG
- a CDS encoding 2-hydroxymuconate tautomerase produces MKVDKINLIKFKPGGNFLGRDKPMPLVFIYQMEGRTQEQKRRAMEGITEVICKEYGVDKEAVTVIIQEKSKEDWARGGKFFSERK; encoded by the coding sequence ATAAAAGTTGACAAGATAAATCTGATAAAGTTTAAACCCGGAGGAAATTTTTTAGGGAGGGATAAGCCTATGCCATTGGTTTTCATTTATCAAATGGAAGGAAGAACTCAAGAGCAGAAGCGAAGGGCTATGGAAGGGATTACGGAGGTGATCTGCAAAGAATACGGGGTAGACAAAGAAGCCGTTACCGTTATCATTCAAGAGAAATCAAAAGAGGACTGGGCCCGTGGGGGTAAATTTTTCTCCGAACGGAAGTAA
- a CDS encoding type 1 glutamine amidotransferase domain-containing protein: MVFGLLTPDYGIMELSGKKVLIFAADEYEDLELWYPKLRLTEAGAKVTVAGLGEKVYKGRKGYPVEVDTDVSQCRAADFDAVVIPGGFAPDRLRRSEQVLTIVRDAFETGKVVAAICHAGWVPVSAGIVKGKRMTCVSAIKDDVKNAGAEYVDQPVVVDGNLITSRVPADLPDFCREIIKALAK; encoded by the coding sequence TTGGTATTCGGGCTTCTGACTCCTGACTATGGGATTATGGAACTTTCAGGAAAAAAAGTTTTAATCTTTGCAGCAGATGAATATGAGGATCTGGAGCTTTGGTACCCGAAGCTTCGCTTAACCGAGGCCGGGGCGAAGGTCACGGTAGCCGGATTAGGAGAGAAAGTATATAAAGGACGTAAAGGATATCCGGTGGAAGTAGACACCGATGTAAGCCAATGCCGGGCAGCAGATTTTGATGCGGTGGTTATCCCAGGGGGTTTTGCTCCGGATCGGTTACGCAGATCCGAACAGGTATTGACCATCGTACGAGATGCCTTTGAGACCGGCAAGGTGGTGGCCGCTATTTGCCATGCGGGATGGGTACCGGTTTCAGCCGGAATCGTTAAAGGAAAGCGGATGACCTGTGTATCCGCCATTAAAGACGATGTGAAAAACGCCGGAGCCGAGTATGTAGATCAACCCGTTGTGGTAGATGGCAATCTTATTACTTCTCGGGTTCCTGCGGATCTTCCGGATTTTTGCAGGGAAATTATTAAAGCGCTGGCGAAATAA
- a CDS encoding MFS transporter, with the protein MKFSKDKTAILAGLTLCHTFNDFYNWVLPPLLPAVIKTFGLSHFQVGLLSFTSIFVQAILQPTVGYFADLHRKRKAILMMGFVLYGIGIASLGLAPAYWVFFLLCLVIGVGASTYHPQSANFLSKYFRGNQGKAQGIHGIGGSLGFVLAPLTVGFLVDHFGWRKSSFLLVLPGIFIIPLIWKLLEEPEARGNRGFTRNLPSALILLSVVYGLDSMVHSGFTTFLPTFYVEKGATLSHAGILTSCMFIAGLIAQPIGGILFDRFGGRFVFLTSFGFLTVFTFAFLNTQGTLAIIFSICVGFFTLSLFPVGMAFAAELTKGEKIGTTVGLVFGSAQIFSSFSPMLVGRLADRVGLGNAFFALTAVAFLGVILSLFLPARRKTGTVGSSLSEAYSPFAAAKAQSPATTRDKSWTTDNEPMNY; encoded by the coding sequence ATGAAATTTTCTAAAGACAAAACAGCGATTTTAGCAGGCTTAACGTTGTGTCATACCTTTAATGACTTTTATAATTGGGTTTTACCTCCGTTGTTACCGGCCGTGATAAAAACTTTTGGCCTCAGCCATTTTCAAGTAGGACTTTTATCTTTTACCAGTATTTTTGTCCAGGCCATCCTTCAACCTACGGTTGGCTACTTTGCTGATCTGCACCGAAAGCGTAAAGCCATTCTCATGATGGGTTTCGTCCTTTACGGGATCGGTATCGCTTCCCTTGGATTGGCTCCGGCTTATTGGGTTTTTTTCCTGCTCTGCCTGGTTATCGGGGTAGGAGCGAGTACCTACCATCCCCAAAGTGCCAATTTCTTATCGAAATATTTTCGAGGAAATCAAGGAAAGGCCCAGGGAATCCACGGAATAGGTGGGAGCCTCGGTTTTGTTTTGGCCCCCCTTACGGTAGGGTTTCTCGTGGATCATTTTGGCTGGCGGAAAAGCTCTTTTCTGCTGGTTCTTCCCGGGATTTTTATCATTCCTTTGATCTGGAAGCTTTTGGAAGAGCCAGAAGCCCGGGGGAACAGGGGATTTACCAGAAATCTCCCCTCTGCCCTTATCTTATTGTCTGTGGTATACGGACTGGATTCCATGGTCCATAGCGGATTTACAACTTTTTTACCCACGTTTTATGTGGAAAAAGGCGCAACCCTTTCCCATGCAGGTATTTTAACTTCCTGTATGTTCATTGCGGGATTGATTGCCCAACCCATCGGCGGTATACTCTTCGATAGGTTCGGAGGACGTTTTGTTTTCTTAACATCCTTTGGTTTTTTGACCGTGTTTACCTTTGCTTTTCTGAACACCCAGGGAACCCTTGCAATTATATTTTCCATTTGCGTGGGCTTTTTTACCCTTTCTCTATTTCCAGTCGGAATGGCCTTTGCGGCAGAACTTACAAAGGGTGAAAAAATAGGAACCACCGTCGGTCTGGTTTTCGGTTCTGCTCAAATCTTTTCTTCTTTTTCTCCTATGCTGGTCGGTCGCCTCGCAGACCGGGTAGGTCTCGGAAATGCCTTCTTTGCCCTCACTGCCGTTGCTTTCCTGGGAGTTATTCTGTCCCTGTTCTTACCTGCCCGCCGCAAAACCGGTACCGTCGGTAGTTCGTTATCGGAAGCCTATAGCCCCTTCGCTGCAGCTAAGGCTCAATCCCCGGCTACCACCCGGGATAAGTCCTGGACAACGGATAACGAACCGATGAATTATTGA